A region of Roseobacter litoralis Och 149 DNA encodes the following proteins:
- the bamA gene encoding outer membrane protein assembly factor BamA gives MKPGKTDAQSVQGATRRTFTKPLQAGVFCLAISATWIAPTGVALAQQIEINSVNIEGNARIGDSAILSRAGIVPGQSISAGELNAGLQRLVASGLFESVDFEPRGNSLNITVVEYPTINRINFEGNARIGDETLAAAINSNERRVFNPAQAERDAALIADAYASEGRIAARVTPTIIRRSDNRVDLIFEIFEGDNIEIERLSFTGNRVYSDRRLRRVLETKQAGLFRAFVRSDTLVEDRIEFDRQILRDFYLSRGYVDFRTNSVNAELTEERDGYFLVFDVQEGQQFRVGEITVASELAEADSDLYRETVKTRSGVVYSPTLIEADIARMERQAIIDGVDFMRVEPRITRDERNLTINVEYVLNRGPRVFVERIDIEGNTTTLDQVIRRQFNSVEGDPFNPREIRESAERIRALGFFTVADVNAREGSSPDQVIIDVDVEEQPTGSLSFGASFSTNDGIGFAIQFTERNFLGRGQRLGLSLSTAADDQLYRVNFFEPAFLGRDVGFGLRLDISESTSSTVTYDTERAVLTPSLSFPVGANSRLELNYKYDQSEMKDRGSDSDNGPIIGRDIDEGELVNSSIGYRYIYDSRTTGLDPNAGYLFEFGQDFAGVGGDNTFIRTSAKAVGERKVFNEDVTLRATLEGGALNYQSGANRAVDRFLLSTNTIRGFEPGGIGPRDLSESNEDPLGGNLYVTARFEAEFPVGLPEEYGITGGLFYDVGNLWDLNDVNLSGGNVVGESGSFRHVIGVSILWETPVGPLRFNFSDAIRKEDFDREQTFEVTVNTTF, from the coding sequence ATGAAACCGGGCAAAACTGACGCGCAAAGCGTGCAGGGCGCGACGCGCCGCACTTTCACCAAACCATTGCAGGCCGGGGTCTTTTGTCTGGCGATATCAGCGACTTGGATTGCCCCGACTGGGGTCGCACTGGCGCAACAGATTGAAATCAACTCGGTAAACATCGAGGGTAATGCTCGTATTGGGGATTCCGCGATCCTGTCCCGCGCTGGAATCGTTCCAGGACAGAGCATTTCAGCCGGCGAACTCAATGCGGGCCTGCAGAGGCTTGTGGCCTCGGGGCTTTTTGAAAGTGTTGATTTTGAGCCACGAGGGAATTCGCTCAACATCACGGTTGTGGAATATCCGACGATCAACCGGATCAACTTTGAAGGCAATGCACGGATCGGCGACGAAACGCTTGCCGCCGCCATCAATTCCAATGAGCGTAGGGTGTTCAATCCCGCGCAAGCAGAGCGCGACGCGGCCCTGATCGCTGATGCCTATGCATCAGAGGGACGGATTGCCGCCAGAGTGACGCCGACAATCATCCGCCGCTCCGACAACCGTGTCGATTTGATTTTCGAGATTTTTGAGGGCGACAATATCGAGATTGAACGCCTCAGCTTTACGGGAAATCGTGTCTATTCCGACCGACGTCTGCGCCGCGTTCTTGAAACAAAGCAGGCCGGGTTGTTCCGCGCCTTTGTGCGCAGTGATACGCTGGTCGAGGACCGGATCGAGTTTGACAGGCAGATTTTGCGCGACTTCTATCTGTCGCGTGGCTACGTTGATTTCCGCACAAATTCGGTCAACGCGGAGCTGACCGAAGAACGCGATGGTTACTTCCTTGTGTTCGACGTTCAGGAAGGTCAGCAGTTCCGGGTCGGCGAGATTACCGTCGCAAGTGAACTGGCCGAAGCCGACAGCGACTTATACCGTGAAACCGTCAAGACGCGCAGCGGCGTGGTCTATTCGCCCACGCTGATCGAAGCAGATATTGCCAGAATGGAACGTCAGGCGATCATTGATGGCGTCGATTTCATGCGGGTTGAGCCGCGCATCACGCGCGATGAACGCAACCTCACGATCAATGTTGAATATGTGCTGAACCGGGGCCCGAGGGTCTTTGTCGAGCGGATCGACATCGAAGGCAACACGACGACGCTGGATCAGGTTATCCGTCGACAGTTCAACAGTGTGGAGGGCGATCCTTTCAACCCTCGCGAAATCCGGGAATCCGCTGAACGCATCCGTGCGCTCGGTTTTTTCACCGTGGCAGATGTGAACGCGCGCGAAGGGTCATCACCGGATCAGGTGATTATCGATGTGGATGTCGAAGAGCAACCGACGGGGTCATTGTCTTTTGGTGCGTCCTTCTCGACCAACGATGGTATCGGCTTTGCGATCCAGTTTACAGAGCGGAACTTCCTGGGACGGGGCCAGCGGCTGGGTCTGAGCCTATCAACGGCGGCAGATGATCAGCTTTACCGGGTCAACTTTTTCGAACCGGCATTTCTGGGACGAGATGTGGGCTTTGGGCTGCGGCTGGACATCTCTGAAAGCACAAGCTCGACTGTGACATACGACACAGAGCGCGCAGTGCTAACGCCATCGCTCAGTTTTCCGGTTGGGGCAAATTCTCGTCTCGAACTGAATTACAAATACGATCAGTCCGAGATGAAAGATCGCGGCAGCGATTCCGACAATGGCCCGATCATTGGCCGGGACATTGATGAGGGTGAATTGGTCAACAGTTCCATCGGTTACCGGTATATATACGATTCGCGCACAACCGGGCTTGACCCAAATGCAGGGTATCTCTTTGAATTTGGACAGGACTTCGCGGGTGTCGGCGGCGACAACACCTTTATTCGCACCAGCGCGAAAGCTGTCGGCGAACGTAAAGTCTTCAACGAAGATGTGACACTGCGCGCGACACTTGAGGGCGGGGCCTTGAACTACCAAAGCGGTGCCAACCGGGCCGTTGACAGGTTCCTGTTGTCCACGAACACGATCCGTGGCTTTGAGCCGGGCGGCATCGGACCACGCGACTTGTCTGAATCCAACGAAGACCCCTTGGGCGGTAACCTCTATGTTACGGCCCGCTTTGAAGCGGAGTTTCCAGTCGGTTTACCCGAGGAATACGGAATTACGGGCGGCCTGTTTTATGATGTGGGTAACCTGTGGGATCTGAATGACGTTAACCTGAGCGGCGGAAATGTTGTTGGGGAAAGCGGATCGTTCCGCCACGTTATTGGCGTCTCAATTCTGTGGGAAACGCCCGTGGGGCCGCTGCGGTTCAATTTTTCCGATGCAATCCGCAAGGAAGACTTTGACCGCGAGCAGACGTTCGAAGTCACTGTTAATACAACCTTCTGA
- the rseP gene encoding RIP metalloprotease RseP has protein sequence MTLIPQFGGLIWTVAAFILALSVIVAIHEYGHYIVGRWSGIHADVFSIGFGPVLFARTDKRGTRWQIAALPFGGYVKFAGDADAASGKDDAAMAEVEHDPVRLRATMHGAPLWARTATVAAGPVFNFALSILIFAAVLLTSGVARDPLTVGEMRPLPVEAVGLQSGDEILGINGIDMPSTEDRDAYRAFIEALPFEPVLTYDVLRDGRTVTVDGPYMLPPLVNSLTPQSAAMRAGMAQGDVISAINGTPIYAFDELKNAVEGGEGATLDLTVWRAGETLEMSMTPKRVDEPQNDGGFATQWRIGIAGGLAFEPATQRPGIFEAVSGGVSQTWRIINGSLSGLGHMITGAISTCNLSGPIGIAQTSGAMASQGAESFIWFIAVLSTAVGLLNLFPVPALDGGHLVFYAYEAVAGKPPSDKALRVLMTFGLATVLTLMLFALGNDLFCP, from the coding sequence ATGACCTTGATCCCGCAGTTCGGCGGGTTGATCTGGACGGTTGCGGCTTTCATTCTGGCCTTGTCGGTCATCGTGGCGATCCATGAGTATGGCCATTACATCGTCGGGCGCTGGTCCGGCATCCACGCGGATGTGTTTTCCATCGGGTTCGGGCCTGTGCTTTTTGCACGCACGGACAAGCGGGGCACCCGGTGGCAGATAGCAGCACTTCCTTTCGGCGGCTACGTTAAATTCGCGGGCGATGCTGACGCGGCATCCGGTAAGGACGACGCGGCAATGGCTGAGGTTGAACATGACCCCGTGCGCCTTCGTGCGACAATGCATGGCGCTCCTCTGTGGGCGCGCACGGCGACCGTGGCGGCGGGCCCGGTCTTTAATTTCGCGTTGTCTATCCTCATCTTTGCGGCAGTGTTGCTGACCAGCGGTGTTGCGCGTGATCCGTTGACGGTCGGCGAAATGAGGCCGTTGCCTGTTGAAGCGGTCGGCCTGCAATCGGGCGATGAAATTCTCGGGATAAATGGCATTGATATGCCCAGTACCGAAGACCGAGATGCCTACCGCGCCTTTATTGAAGCTCTGCCGTTTGAGCCGGTGCTGACCTATGACGTTCTGCGGGACGGGCGCACTGTCACGGTCGATGGTCCTTATATGCTGCCGCCTCTGGTCAATTCACTGACACCTCAAAGTGCTGCGATGCGCGCAGGCATGGCGCAGGGGGATGTGATCAGCGCTATCAATGGCACTCCGATCTATGCCTTTGACGAGCTGAAAAATGCTGTTGAAGGCGGAGAGGGCGCAACGCTGGACCTGACCGTCTGGCGTGCGGGTGAGACGTTGGAAATGTCCATGACACCCAAACGTGTTGATGAGCCACAAAATGACGGGGGCTTTGCAACTCAGTGGCGGATCGGCATTGCCGGGGGCCTGGCTTTTGAACCCGCTACACAGCGGCCCGGTATTTTTGAAGCCGTTTCGGGCGGCGTGAGCCAGACGTGGCGCATCATCAACGGCTCGCTGTCTGGTTTGGGCCATATGATCACCGGCGCGATCAGTACATGCAACCTGAGCGGGCCCATTGGGATCGCGCAGACTTCCGGGGCGATGGCCAGCCAAGGAGCCGAGAGTTTCATCTGGTTCATTGCCGTGCTGAGCACTGCCGTGGGGCTGCTGAACCTTTTTCCTGTGCCTGCACTGGATGGGGGGCACCTTGTGTTTTACGCCTATGAAGCGGTGGCGGGCAAACCGCCCAGTGACAAGGCCCTGCGCGTGCTGATGACCTTTGGGCTGGCAACGGTGCTTACGTTAATGCTCTTTGCGCTTGGCAATGATCTCTTCTGTCCTTGA
- the dxr gene encoding 1-deoxy-D-xylulose-5-phosphate reductoisomerase, translating into MRSVSIFGATGSIGQNTIDLIARDPEAYDVVALTGARNIKQLAHDARRLKADIAVTAHEELLPDLRAALDGSGVEAAAGAKALDEAAGRPADWVMSAIVGAAGLAPGLRALEQGATLALANKESLVCAGALMLKMAQANKARLLPVDSEHSAVFQALTGEDIASVERIIITASGGAFRDWPIEKLASATLAEASSHPNWDMGQRITIDSASMFNKAMELIETKEFFGVESSSIEALVHPESLIHAMVGFRDGALMAHVGPHDMRHAIGFALHWPMRKELPVERLDLAAIGQLTFRAPCEQRWPALRLAREVMETGGMAGAIFNASKEIALDGFIDGRLRFTEMAGIVEDVLTKLTGESDHINATMTLDNVAQIDHLARIEAQASINKRAG; encoded by the coding sequence ATGCGCAGCGTCAGTATATTTGGGGCAACGGGGTCGATTGGGCAAAACACGATTGACCTGATCGCGCGGGATCCTGAGGCGTATGATGTCGTGGCACTAACCGGTGCGCGCAATATCAAGCAACTGGCCCATGATGCCCGGCGTCTCAAGGCGGATATCGCGGTCACGGCGCATGAAGAGCTGCTGCCTGATTTGCGCGCGGCGCTTGATGGCTCGGGCGTGGAGGCCGCTGCAGGGGCCAAAGCGCTGGATGAAGCGGCGGGTCGGCCCGCCGATTGGGTGATGTCCGCGATTGTGGGGGCCGCCGGATTGGCGCCGGGCCTCAGGGCGCTGGAACAAGGCGCGACGCTCGCGCTGGCCAATAAGGAGTCGCTGGTCTGTGCCGGGGCGTTGATGCTGAAAATGGCGCAGGCGAACAAGGCGCGGCTCTTGCCGGTGGACAGCGAACATTCGGCTGTTTTTCAAGCATTGACCGGTGAAGATATCGCCTCGGTCGAACGCATTATCATCACGGCAAGTGGCGGGGCATTTCGCGATTGGCCCATCGAAAAGCTGGCGAGCGCCACGCTGGCTGAGGCGTCGAGCCACCCGAACTGGGACATGGGACAGCGGATCACCATCGATTCCGCATCCATGTTTAACAAAGCCATGGAGCTTATTGAAACAAAAGAATTCTTTGGCGTTGAATCTTCAAGTATCGAGGCGCTGGTGCATCCTGAATCGCTCATCCACGCCATGGTGGGGTTTCGCGATGGCGCCTTGATGGCCCATGTCGGGCCGCATGATATGCGCCACGCGATTGGTTTTGCCCTGCATTGGCCCATGCGCAAAGAATTGCCGGTCGAACGCCTTGATCTGGCCGCGATCGGGCAATTGACCTTTCGTGCGCCCTGCGAACAGCGATGGCCCGCGTTGCGCCTTGCCCGCGAGGTGATGGAAACGGGCGGCATGGCGGGCGCGATTTTCAACGCGTCAAAAGAGATCGCGCTCGACGGATTTATTGATGGACGCCTGCGATTTACAGAGATGGCAGGCATTGTTGAGGACGTCCTGACCAAGCTAACAGGCGAATCCGATCACATTAACGCCACCATGACCCTTGATAACGTCGCGCAGATAGACCATCTCGCCCGTATAGAAGCACAGGCATCTATCAATAAGAGAGCAGGCTGA
- a CDS encoding phosphatidate cytidylyltransferase, translating to MKAKTEKWADLAVRLTSSAAMVLVGLWGIWMGGHVFHALVALICGLMIWELVRMLQPQNRSLAVQLGLLGGAVAGASIYLPVGFALPILIAPALVGFGQLTQNRALYMVFTVLVLLAGFGMMSVRDDLGFGWMLWLVLVVVATDVVGYFAGRMIGGPKFWPRVSPKKTWAGTAFGWVGAAAVGGYFVATTGAGAQLIGVSVAVSMASQMGDIAESAIKRRVGIKDSSSLIPGHGGLLDRFDGMLGAAVFLLIIGPFIGFPPGLG from the coding sequence ATGAAGGCGAAGACCGAAAAATGGGCTGATCTGGCAGTCCGCCTCACCTCAAGTGCCGCGATGGTTCTTGTTGGTCTGTGGGGGATCTGGATGGGTGGACATGTGTTCCACGCGCTGGTCGCCCTGATTTGTGGCCTGATGATCTGGGAACTGGTGCGTATGTTGCAGCCCCAGAACAGGAGCCTTGCTGTTCAGCTCGGGCTTCTGGGCGGCGCGGTGGCTGGGGCATCGATTTATCTGCCGGTGGGGTTCGCGCTGCCGATCCTGATTGCGCCTGCGCTGGTTGGTTTTGGACAGCTGACGCAAAACCGTGCGCTCTATATGGTGTTTACCGTATTGGTTCTCTTGGCGGGCTTTGGCATGATGTCGGTCCGGGATGATCTGGGCTTTGGCTGGATGCTGTGGCTTGTACTGGTGGTTGTTGCCACGGATGTCGTCGGGTATTTTGCTGGACGGATGATTGGCGGACCGAAATTCTGGCCGCGGGTCAGTCCCAAGAAAACATGGGCGGGTACCGCTTTTGGATGGGTCGGGGCTGCTGCGGTCGGTGGGTACTTTGTTGCCACAACAGGTGCCGGGGCCCAATTGATCGGGGTATCTGTTGCCGTCTCCATGGCCAGCCAGATGGGCGACATCGCGGAAAGCGCCATAAAGCGGCGCGTCGGCATCAAGGACAGTTCCAGCCTGATCCCCGGTCATGGCGGACTGCTTGACCGGTTCGATGGGATGCTGGGGGCAGCGGTTTTCCTTTTGATCATTGGACCGTTCATTGGCTTCCCGCCGGGACTTGGGTGA
- a CDS encoding isoprenyl transferase, with protein MEPERQPELNQVPGCPRHVAIIMDGNGRWATQRGRPRLFGHHAGARRVREIVEACPSVGVKYLTIFAFSTENWKRTQAEVAGLMSLFKRYIMRETRELNTYGVRVRFIGDRTRLDSTLARLMTELENATAGNTNMHLTIAINYGGRDEVARATKRLAQDVANGILKPQDVDEETLPKYLDTYVLPDPDLVIRTSGEARISNFLLWQSAYSEYEFIDTLWPDFTRNEFEEVCAAYGGRERRYGGAKA; from the coding sequence ATCGAGCCCGAAAGACAGCCCGAACTCAATCAGGTCCCCGGATGCCCGCGACATGTTGCGATAATAATGGATGGAAATGGCAGGTGGGCCACGCAACGTGGGCGCCCACGTCTTTTCGGCCATCATGCGGGCGCGCGACGCGTGCGCGAAATTGTTGAAGCGTGCCCCTCCGTTGGCGTGAAATACCTCACGATATTTGCCTTTTCGACCGAAAACTGGAAGCGGACGCAGGCGGAAGTGGCCGGGCTGATGAGCCTGTTCAAGCGCTACATCATGCGTGAGACCCGCGAGCTGAATACCTATGGCGTCAGGGTACGTTTCATCGGTGATCGCACCCGGCTTGACAGCACACTTGCACGGCTCATGACCGAGCTGGAAAACGCGACGGCCGGAAACACGAATATGCATCTGACCATCGCGATCAATTACGGCGGGCGTGACGAGGTTGCGCGCGCAACCAAAAGACTGGCGCAGGATGTGGCCAACGGCATACTCAAACCGCAGGATGTGGATGAGGAAACGCTGCCAAAGTATCTTGATACCTATGTCCTGCCGGACCCGGATCTTGTGATCCGCACAAGCGGAGAAGCCCGGATATCCAATTTCCTGCTATGGCAGTCGGCTTATTCGGAGTACGAATTTATCGACACGCTCTGGCCGGACTTTACGCGCAATGAATTCGAAGAAGTCTGTGCGGCCTACGGCGGGCGTGAGCGGCGCTATGGCGGCGCGAAGGCATAG
- the frr gene encoding ribosome recycling factor, whose amino-acid sequence MSEDFMLDTDDIERRMDGAISSLKTEFASLRTGRASASMLEPVMVDAYGQRTPINQVGTVNVPEPRMVTINVWDKGLVGKVEKAIRESGLGINPQLNGTIIMLPIPELNEERRRELSKVAGQYAEHARVSIRNIRRDGMDQIKKAKADGMSEDDQKIWEGEVQEITDRYIKGIDEQLASKQSEIMQV is encoded by the coding sequence ATGTCAGAAGACTTCATGCTGGACACAGACGATATCGAGCGCCGGATGGATGGTGCGATATCATCTTTGAAGACGGAATTCGCATCCTTGCGGACCGGGCGGGCTTCCGCCTCGATGCTGGAGCCGGTGATGGTGGATGCCTATGGCCAGCGCACTCCGATCAATCAGGTGGGCACCGTCAACGTGCCGGAACCGCGCATGGTCACCATCAACGTCTGGGATAAGGGGCTGGTCGGGAAAGTCGAAAAGGCAATCCGTGAAAGCGGTCTTGGCATAAACCCGCAGTTGAATGGCACGATCATCATGTTGCCAATCCCTGAGTTGAATGAAGAGCGCCGCCGCGAATTAAGCAAAGTTGCCGGGCAATACGCCGAACATGCGCGTGTTTCCATTCGCAATATACGTCGTGACGGTATGGACCAGATCAAGAAAGCCAAAGCGGATGGCATGTCCGAAGACGATCAGAAAATCTGGGAAGGCGAGGTCCAAGAGATCACAGATCGCTACATAAAAGGCATCGACGAACAACTGGCCTCGAAGCAGTCGGAAATCATGCAAGTCTGA
- the pyrH gene encoding UMP kinase: protein MTTPEPQAAFKRVMLKISGEALMGDQGFGLHPPTVERIAREVQSVHALGVEICMVIGGGNIFRGLQGSAQGMERTTADYMGMLATVMNALAMQSSLEGLGIHTRVISAITMNEVAEPYIRRRAVRHLEKKRVCIFAAGTGNPYFTTDTAATLRANEMSCEAIFKGTKVDGVYDKDPAKFADAKRYDTVSYDDVLAKRLGVMDASAIALARDNNLPIIVFSLDEPGGFRGILAGEGTYTRVQD from the coding sequence ATGACAACGCCCGAACCTCAGGCCGCCTTTAAGCGCGTTATGCTTAAAATCTCGGGGGAAGCGTTGATGGGGGATCAAGGATTTGGGCTACATCCGCCCACTGTCGAACGTATTGCGCGCGAGGTGCAGTCTGTCCACGCGCTGGGTGTCGAGATCTGCATGGTGATCGGGGGTGGCAATATCTTTCGCGGACTGCAAGGTTCGGCGCAGGGGATGGAGCGGACAACCGCCGATTACATGGGGATGCTCGCAACAGTGATGAACGCGCTGGCGATGCAGTCTTCACTTGAGGGACTGGGTATTCACACGCGGGTCATTTCAGCCATCACGATGAACGAGGTCGCTGAGCCCTACATCCGCCGCCGCGCCGTGCGCCACCTTGAGAAAAAACGTGTCTGCATCTTTGCGGCGGGCACCGGGAACCCCTATTTCACGACGGACACGGCAGCCACGTTGCGCGCCAACGAGATGTCGTGTGAGGCCATTTTCAAGGGCACCAAGGTGGATGGGGTCTATGACAAGGACCCTGCAAAGTTTGCCGATGCCAAACGCTATGACACCGTCTCCTATGATGATGTTCTGGCAAAACGACTGGGTGTAATGGATGCCTCTGCCATCGCGCTGGCGCGGGACAACAACCTGCCGATCATCGTATTCTCGTTGGATGAACCGGGCGGTTTTCGCGGTATTCTGGCGGGCGAGGGCACCTACACGCGGGTACAGGACTAG
- the miaA gene encoding tRNA (adenosine(37)-N6)-dimethylallyltransferase MiaA codes for MNERLVLNHQTVMDRLVPDKPVLIAGPTASGKSALALRIAAEQGGVIVNADASQVYACWRVLTARPSREEERKNPHALYGHLDAMVRYSAGHWLRDVTSYLSGGARPIIVGGTGLYFAVLTQGLADIPPTPPDIRARGDRLELSEMLAALGDQTRNRIDSANRARVQRAWEVMTATGRGLGAWQEETGPPALTLTAAQPIVFDVDKEVLNARIERRFDLMLAAGALDEARRVLPDYDPTLPAHRAIGAPELIAHLNGQLSLDEARTAAITATRQYAKRQRTWFRSKMRQWSAYVP; via the coding sequence ATGAACGAACGCCTCGTTTTGAACCATCAAACCGTGATGGACCGGTTGGTGCCAGACAAACCCGTGCTGATTGCCGGACCGACAGCCTCCGGCAAATCCGCGCTGGCCTTGCGGATTGCCGCCGAACAAGGGGGGGTGATCGTGAATGCGGATGCCAGTCAGGTCTATGCGTGCTGGCGGGTTTTGACAGCGCGTCCGTCGCGCGAAGAGGAACGCAAGAACCCTCACGCGTTATATGGCCATCTGGATGCCATGGTGCGTTATTCCGCGGGACATTGGTTGCGCGATGTAACCTCTTACCTGTCCGGCGGTGCGCGTCCCATCATCGTAGGGGGCACGGGGTTGTATTTCGCGGTGCTGACGCAGGGCTTGGCTGATATTCCGCCGACGCCGCCAGACATTCGGGCGCGTGGGGATCGTCTGGAATTGTCCGAGATGCTGGCCGCGTTGGGTGATCAAACTAGAAATAGGATCGACAGTGCGAACCGGGCGCGGGTGCAACGCGCGTGGGAAGTCATGACCGCAACCGGGCGCGGATTAGGCGCATGGCAGGAAGAAACCGGCCCTCCCGCCCTGACGCTCACAGCAGCGCAACCCATCGTTTTCGATGTGGACAAAGAGGTGTTGAACGCGCGCATCGAACGCCGCTTTGATCTGATGCTGGCGGCGGGCGCATTGGACGAGGCGCGCCGCGTCCTGCCGGATTATGATCCCACGCTGCCCGCGCACCGGGCCATTGGCGCACCGGAGTTGATCGCACATCTAAACGGCCAGCTTTCGCTGGATGAAGCGCGAACAGCCGCCATCACAGCAACACGTCAATACGCCAAACGACAGCGCACCTGGTTTCGCTCAAAAATGCGGCAATGGTCCGCTTATGTGCCCTGA
- a CDS encoding helix-turn-helix transcriptional regulator, whose amino-acid sequence MLLDGQRRGIGAHNAILVPARHLFALDLGRQAVGQVVILPDGSTLDFPQTPSQLRIRDGSAMGELTALIESAAREQQTARPLMEAALSAHGTLISIWLQRQLALEEHIAPRPNAAARLTSAYASRITQHFHQPMTMADHAEALQVTPTHLTRACKAATGRTAAELLTDRILYEARQLLTNTSVPAQDIARFLGFGSAAYFTRFMVHHTRSTPSALRRTATKPKDAA is encoded by the coding sequence TTGCTGCTGGATGGTCAGCGGCGGGGGATTGGCGCGCATAACGCCATTCTGGTCCCGGCACGGCACCTTTTCGCGCTTGACCTTGGCAGACAAGCGGTCGGTCAGGTTGTGATCCTGCCCGATGGCTCGACACTGGATTTTCCGCAAACACCGTCGCAACTGCGCATTCGGGATGGCAGCGCAATGGGAGAGTTGACTGCGCTGATCGAAAGTGCAGCGCGGGAACAGCAAACTGCCCGCCCCCTGATGGAGGCCGCACTCAGTGCGCATGGCACCCTGATCTCAATCTGGCTGCAACGCCAACTTGCGCTTGAAGAACATATCGCACCGCGTCCGAATGCAGCCGCACGCCTGACTTCGGCTTACGCGTCCCGCATCACGCAACACTTCCATCAGCCGATGACGATGGCAGATCACGCGGAAGCGTTGCAGGTGACGCCAACCCACCTCACGCGTGCATGCAAGGCTGCAACCGGCAGAACGGCTGCAGAACTTCTGACCGACCGCATTTTATATGAGGCGCGCCAGTTGCTGACGAATACTTCTGTTCCAGCGCAGGATATCGCCCGTTTTCTCGGGTTTGGCAGCGCCGCGTATTTCACACGCTTCATGGTGCATCACACCCGGTCAACGCCCTCCGCCCTGCGGCGCACCGCCACAAAACCCAAAGACGCCGCCTGA
- a CDS encoding ABC transporter permease gives MGLFILRRLGVMLLTALCLTFIVFWLTNLYPNLEKLAKTQGNFRMSDEAVTSYLDKNGYLQPLPVKFGQWLGVLPGWTHEEDGMITGRCFAADTPEAERPSFCGVLQGDWGSSTVFKDEVGSIVATRLALTGKLMFAVMLVMVPMALIVGVLAGMREGSKLDRSLSTFSIASTATPEYVSGVIFIAVFASSAFGLKWFKGSATSAMENATFENFTLPVVTISLYGMGYIARMTRASMTEVMTAQYIRTARLKGVKFSDIVLKHALRNALIAPFTVIMLQFPWLLNGVVIVETLFNYKGFGWLLVQAASNNDIELLLAVSVVSVFVVLVTQLISDIGYVYLNPRIRIT, from the coding sequence ATGGGACTATTCATACTCAGACGGTTGGGCGTGATGTTGCTGACGGCACTCTGCCTCACCTTCATCGTGTTCTGGCTGACAAATCTCTATCCGAACCTCGAAAAACTGGCGAAGACACAAGGCAATTTCCGGATGTCGGACGAGGCTGTGACAAGCTATCTCGACAAGAACGGCTACCTTCAGCCCCTGCCCGTCAAATTCGGTCAGTGGCTGGGCGTTCTGCCCGGTTGGACCCACGAAGAAGACGGCATGATCACCGGGCGCTGCTTTGCCGCGGACACGCCCGAAGCCGAACGCCCGAGTTTCTGTGGGGTGCTGCAGGGGGACTGGGGTTCCTCAACGGTGTTCAAGGATGAGGTGGGCAGCATTGTCGCCACGAGGCTGGCGCTGACAGGCAAACTGATGTTTGCGGTCATGCTGGTGATGGTGCCCATGGCGCTGATTGTGGGGGTTCTGGCGGGGATGCGCGAAGGATCAAAACTTGATCGATCCCTCTCTACCTTTTCAATCGCCTCGACAGCGACACCGGAATATGTCTCGGGGGTCATCTTCATTGCCGTTTTCGCCTCTTCCGCCTTTGGGCTGAAATGGTTCAAAGGCTCGGCCACTTCTGCGATGGAAAATGCCACGTTTGAAAATTTCACCCTGCCGGTCGTCACTATTTCCTTATACGGCATGGGCTACATCGCGCGGATGACGCGGGCTTCGATGACGGAAGTCATGACGGCACAATACATCCGAACCGCACGGCTCAAGGGGGTAAAATTCTCTGACATCGTGCTCAAACACGCGCTGCGCAACGCGTTGATCGCGCCCTTCACGGTGATCATGCTGCAATTTCCATGGCTGCTGAACGGGGTCGTCATCGTCGAGACCTTGTTCAACTACAAGGGGTTTGGGTGGTTGCTGGTGCAGGCGGCGTCTAACAACGACATCGAATTACTGCTCGCCGTTTCTGTTGTTTCTGTTTTCGTGGTTCTGGTCACGCAGTTGATATCCGATATCGGCTACGTTTACCTCAATCCACGCATTCGCATCACTTAA